A window from Pseudomonas moraviensis encodes these proteins:
- a CDS encoding ABC transporter substrate-binding protein: protein MIRGETLMLRAALAGLVLASLTLSASAETIRIAIGTQDTTINCAAGGLLIRELGLLEKYLPHDGAYKDAKYDVQWKNFTSGAPLTNEMVAGKLDFGAMADFPGAFNGVAFETAGKHSLFISVLSGSIKGSGNGIVVPSASAVQSLSELKGKTISVPFASTAHGMLLRAVAEQGWDPLKDVNIIAQPPEVAGSALQAGKIDAHADFVPFAELFPSRGFARKIYDGAQANAPTFHGALVDQAYAKKYPEIVVAYLRASIEANQLLAAEPEKYSELIAKVTGVDAEVNYLFHGPLGVQTRDLSWKPEYRQAVGTAIDTLKLLKKADRGLDLNTFIDDQYIRAAFKASNLDYTAQLANYAQTPLPGVDAATGKAITDVSHVAEIWVRGEEKVRRYGSAESAFTALAALKQEGKNIRAVYAQASDSGIKLLAEQAWFASDAKGRLSAFLLKGQAQQYATAQGGKVFDFSDATAQAVAAR, encoded by the coding sequence ATGATTCGAGGGGAAACACTCATGTTGCGTGCAGCACTTGCCGGTCTGGTACTGGCTTCGTTGACCTTGTCGGCCTCGGCCGAAACCATCCGCATCGCCATCGGCACTCAGGACACCACCATCAACTGCGCCGCCGGCGGCCTGTTGATCCGTGAACTCGGTCTGCTGGAAAAATACCTGCCCCACGACGGCGCCTACAAAGACGCGAAGTACGACGTGCAGTGGAAGAACTTCACCAGTGGCGCGCCGCTGACCAACGAGATGGTCGCGGGCAAACTCGACTTCGGCGCCATGGCTGATTTCCCCGGTGCGTTCAATGGTGTGGCGTTCGAAACGGCGGGCAAGCACAGCCTGTTCATCAGCGTGCTGTCGGGCAGCATCAAGGGCAGCGGCAACGGCATCGTCGTGCCGAGCGCCTCGGCCGTGCAGAGCCTGAGTGAACTCAAGGGCAAGACCATTTCCGTGCCATTCGCCTCGACGGCCCACGGCATGTTGCTGCGCGCCGTGGCAGAGCAGGGCTGGGACCCGCTCAAGGATGTCAACATCATCGCCCAGCCACCGGAAGTCGCCGGCTCCGCCCTGCAAGCCGGGAAGATCGATGCACACGCCGATTTCGTGCCGTTCGCCGAACTGTTCCCGAGCCGTGGTTTCGCCCGCAAGATCTACGACGGCGCCCAGGCCAACGCGCCGACCTTCCATGGCGCGCTGGTGGATCAGGCCTATGCGAAAAAGTACCCGGAAATTGTCGTCGCCTACCTGCGCGCCAGCATCGAAGCCAATCAACTGCTCGCCGCCGAGCCGGAGAAGTACAGCGAGCTGATCGCCAAAGTCACCGGCGTCGATGCCGAGGTCAACTACCTGTTCCACGGCCCGCTGGGCGTGCAGACCCGCGACCTGAGCTGGAAACCTGAATATCGTCAGGCCGTCGGCACCGCCATCGACACGTTGAAGCTGCTGAAGAAAGCCGATCGCGGGCTTGATCTGAATACTTTCATCGACGACCAGTACATCCGCGCCGCTTTCAAGGCCTCGAACCTCGATTACACCGCGCAACTGGCCAACTACGCGCAGACGCCTTTACCGGGTGTGGATGCGGCGACGGGCAAGGCCATCACCGACGTTAGCCATGTCGCTGAGATCTGGGTGCGCGGTGAGGAAAAAGTCCGCCGTTACGGCTCGGCTGAATCGGCGTTCACCGCCCTGGCTGCGCTCAAGCAGGAGGGCAAGAACATTCGTGCGGTGTATGCGCAGGCCAGTGACAGCGGGATCAAGTTGCTCGCTGAACAAGCCTGGTTTGCCAGCGATGCCAAGGGCCGCCTCAGCGCATTTCTGCTCAAGGGCCAGGCCCAGCAATACGCCACGGCGCAGGGCGGCAAGGTGTTCGATTTCAGCGATGCCACTGCGCAAGCCGTCGCTGCGCGCTGA
- a CDS encoding 4Fe-4S dicluster domain-containing protein, with protein MAYQAQEIFFRSNAPVTVDEDKCIAEKGCTVCVDVCPMDLLAINPATQKAYMAFDECWYCMPCEKDCPTGAVKVEIPYLLR; from the coding sequence ATGGCTTATCAAGCTCAGGAAATCTTCTTCCGCTCCAACGCCCCGGTCACCGTGGACGAGGACAAATGCATCGCCGAAAAGGGCTGCACCGTGTGTGTCGACGTCTGCCCGATGGACCTGCTGGCGATCAACCCGGCCACGCAAAAGGCCTACATGGCCTTCGATGAATGCTGGTACTGCATGCCGTGCGAGAAGGATTGCCCGACGGGGGCCGTCAAAGTCGAAATCCCCTATCTCCTGCGTTGA
- a CDS encoding fumarate reductase/succinate dehydrogenase flavoprotein subunit, producing the protein MTRNVLEQEYDIVVIGGGTAGPMAAIKAKEKNRDLRVLLVDKANVKRSGAISMGMDGLNNAIIPGHSTPEQYTKEITIANDGIVNQAAVYAYATHSFETIEQLDRWGVKFEKDETGDYAVKKVHHMGAYVLPMPEGHDIKKVLYRQLKRARVSITNRLVCTRLLTDEEGAVNGVMGFDCRTADFHVIKAKAVILACGAAGRLGLPSSGYLMGTYENPTNAGDGYAMAYHAGAELANLECFQINPLIKDYNGPACAYVTGPLGGYTANNKGERFIECDYWSGQMMWEFHQELESGNGPVFLKLDHLAEETIQNIEEILHSNERPSRGQFHANRGTDYRTQMVEMHISEIGFCSGHSASGVWVNERAETSVKGLYSAGDMAAVPHNYMLGAFTYGWFAGHNAAEFVADREFSALDAEQIAREKARVYAPLDRAEGLPPAQVEYKLRRFVNDYLQPPKVTRKMQIGLQRFSDIERDLEQMKANNAHELMRAMETSVIRDCAEMAARASLFRAESRWGLYHYRVDHPQRNDAEWFCHCHLKKGEDGRMRSFKKAVEPYIIPLDAEEMQAYDRLRVGAFAA; encoded by the coding sequence ATGACCCGCAACGTTCTAGAACAGGAATACGACATCGTCGTGATTGGCGGTGGTACGGCCGGGCCGATGGCGGCGATCAAGGCCAAAGAGAAGAACCGCGATTTGCGCGTGTTGCTGGTCGACAAGGCCAACGTCAAACGCAGCGGCGCGATCAGCATGGGCATGGACGGCCTGAACAACGCGATCATCCCGGGGCATTCGACGCCGGAGCAGTACACCAAGGAAATAACCATCGCCAATGACGGCATCGTCAATCAGGCGGCGGTTTACGCCTACGCCACCCACAGTTTCGAAACCATCGAGCAGCTCGACCGTTGGGGGGTGAAGTTCGAGAAGGACGAAACCGGCGACTACGCGGTGAAAAAGGTCCACCACATGGGCGCCTATGTGTTGCCGATGCCGGAAGGGCACGACATCAAGAAGGTCCTGTATCGGCAGTTGAAACGCGCACGGGTGAGCATCACCAATCGTCTGGTCTGCACGCGTTTGCTGACTGACGAGGAGGGCGCGGTCAACGGTGTCATGGGCTTCGACTGCCGCACCGCCGACTTCCATGTGATCAAGGCCAAAGCGGTGATTCTTGCCTGCGGCGCGGCCGGACGCCTCGGTCTGCCTTCGTCGGGCTACCTGATGGGCACTTACGAAAACCCGACCAATGCGGGTGACGGCTACGCGATGGCCTATCACGCCGGCGCCGAACTGGCGAACCTCGAGTGCTTCCAGATCAACCCGCTGATCAAGGATTACAACGGCCCGGCCTGCGCCTACGTCACCGGCCCGCTGGGTGGCTACACCGCCAACAACAAGGGCGAACGCTTCATCGAGTGCGACTACTGGAGCGGGCAGATGATGTGGGAATTCCATCAGGAACTGGAAAGCGGCAACGGCCCGGTGTTTCTCAAGCTCGATCACCTGGCCGAGGAAACCATCCAGAACATCGAGGAAATCCTGCACAGCAACGAGCGCCCGAGCCGTGGCCAGTTCCACGCCAATCGTGGCACCGACTACCGCACGCAGATGGTCGAAATGCATATTTCGGAAATCGGTTTCTGTAGCGGTCACTCGGCGTCCGGCGTGTGGGTCAACGAGCGTGCCGAGACGTCGGTGAAGGGCTTGTACTCGGCCGGCGACATGGCTGCGGTGCCGCACAACTACATGCTTGGCGCGTTCACTTACGGCTGGTTCGCCGGGCACAACGCCGCGGAGTTTGTCGCCGACCGCGAGTTTTCCGCACTGGACGCCGAGCAGATCGCCAGGGAAAAAGCCCGGGTCTACGCGCCGCTCGATCGCGCAGAAGGCCTGCCGCCGGCGCAGGTCGAGTACAAGCTGCGGCGCTTCGTCAACGACTACCTGCAACCGCCGAAAGTGACCAGGAAGATGCAGATTGGTCTGCAACGTTTCAGCGACATCGAACGCGATCTCGAGCAGATGAAAGCCAACAACGCTCATGAATTGATGCGCGCGATGGAAACCAGCGTGATCCGCGACTGCGCCGAAATGGCCGCCCGCGCGTCGTTGTTCCGCGCCGAAAGCCGCTGGGGCCTGTACCACTATCGCGTCGACCATCCGCAACGCAACGATGCCGAATGGTTCTGCCATTGCCATCTGAAGAAGGGCGAGGACGGCCGCATGCGCAGTTTCAAGAAAGCTGTCGAGCCTTACATCATCCCGCTCGACGCCGAGGAAATGCAGGCCTACGACCGCCTGCGGGTCGGCGCTTTCGCCGCTTGA
- a CDS encoding GntR family transcriptional regulator, which yields MTDNVLSLSSVPLHTQLRDVLRARILDGEYPQDSQMPSESELGALFKVSRITVRQALGDLQKEGLIFKIHGKGTFVAKPKTFQNVSSLQGLAESMTGRGYEVINRLRSFKFIAADKRVAERLQVAEGEIVAQIKRVRLINREPISLEITYLPKALGERLEKADLVTRDIFLILENDCGIALGHADLAIDAVLADSDLTQALNVEAGSPIMRIERLTHDAQGQPLDFEHLYYRGDAFQYRLRIDRQKGEQA from the coding sequence ATGACCGACAACGTTCTCTCCCTCAGTAGCGTTCCGCTGCACACCCAGTTGCGCGATGTCCTGCGTGCGCGAATTCTCGATGGCGAATACCCGCAAGATAGTCAGATGCCTTCTGAAAGCGAGCTCGGTGCACTGTTCAAAGTCAGCCGCATCACCGTGCGCCAGGCCCTGGGCGATCTGCAAAAGGAAGGGCTGATCTTCAAGATCCATGGCAAGGGCACCTTCGTCGCCAAGCCGAAAACCTTTCAAAACGTCAGCAGCCTGCAAGGCCTTGCCGAGTCGATGACCGGGCGCGGCTACGAGGTGATCAACCGCCTGCGCAGCTTCAAATTCATCGCCGCTGACAAACGTGTTGCCGAGCGTCTGCAGGTGGCCGAAGGCGAGATCGTCGCGCAGATCAAGCGCGTACGGCTGATCAACCGCGAGCCGATCTCGCTGGAAATCACCTACCTGCCCAAAGCGCTCGGCGAGCGGCTGGAGAAGGCGGATCTGGTGACTCGCGACATCTTTCTGATCCTGGAAAACGACTGTGGCATCGCCCTCGGCCACGCCGATCTGGCCATCGACGCGGTGCTGGCCGATAGCGACCTGACCCAGGCACTCAACGTTGAAGCCGGCTCGCCGATCATGCGCATCGAGCGTTTGACCCACGACGCCCAGGGCCAGCCGCTGGACTTCGAACACCTTTATTACCGTGGCGATGCGTTCCAGTACCGCCTGCGGATCGACCGGCAGAAAGGGGAGCAGGCATGA
- a CDS encoding Dyp-type peroxidase → MSYYQPGILATPVPAQARHLFFALASVEALPQAIDNLLMLVDGKSAVVGFGESLTKALNVEIAGLRSFPALTGVGVDNPSTQHALWVWLHGVDRGELLNRSNAIEAALAPALRLVQMQEAFRHMEGHDLTGYEDGTENPHDDAAVAAALLSTGADGLVGGSFAAIQQWQHDLKSFHRLTAGAKDDIMGRRLSDNEEIDDAPISAHVKRTAQESFAPEAFVVRRSMPWIEGDRAGLMFLAFGFSLDAFEAQLRRMSGLEDGIADGLYQISRPITGGYYWCPPLVDGRLDLRALRIG, encoded by the coding sequence ATGAGTTACTACCAGCCGGGCATTCTCGCCACCCCTGTTCCTGCGCAAGCACGTCATCTGTTTTTCGCTCTGGCGTCGGTGGAAGCCTTGCCGCAAGCGATCGACAACCTGCTGATGCTGGTGGATGGCAAGTCGGCAGTGGTGGGCTTTGGTGAGTCGTTGACCAAGGCGCTGAACGTTGAGATCGCTGGCCTGCGCAGCTTCCCGGCCCTGACCGGCGTCGGCGTGGACAACCCGTCGACCCAGCATGCGTTGTGGGTCTGGTTGCACGGTGTCGACCGGGGTGAATTGCTCAATCGCAGCAATGCCATCGAAGCCGCGCTGGCCCCGGCCTTGCGCCTGGTGCAGATGCAGGAAGCCTTCCGCCACATGGAAGGCCACGACCTCACCGGTTACGAAGACGGCACGGAAAACCCCCATGACGACGCCGCTGTCGCCGCCGCGTTGCTGAGCACCGGCGCTGATGGGCTGGTCGGAGGCAGTTTCGCCGCGATCCAGCAGTGGCAGCACGATCTCAAGAGCTTTCATCGCCTCACTGCTGGCGCCAAGGACGACATCATGGGGCGTCGCCTGAGCGATAACGAAGAAATCGACGACGCGCCGATCTCCGCCCACGTCAAACGCACCGCCCAGGAAAGCTTCGCCCCGGAAGCTTTCGTGGTGCGCCGCTCGATGCCATGGATCGAAGGCGACCGCGCCGGTTTGATGTTCCTCGCTTTCGGTTTTTCCCTCGATGCCTTCGAAGCACAACTGCGGCGCATGAGCGGTCTGGAAGACGGAATCGCCGATGGCCTGTACCAGATCAGCCGACCGATCACCGGCGGCTACTACTGGTGCCCGCCGCTCGTGGACGGACGCCTTGATCTGCGTGCGCTGCGCATCGGCTGA
- a CDS encoding DUF72 domain-containing protein: MFIGCAGWSLGREHWPAFPAEGTHLQRYAARCNCVEINSSFYRPHRRQTYERWADSVPPDFRFAVKVPKLITHEQRLADSVAALDEFLGQCEGLGDRLGCLLVQLPPKLAFDAPVAEAFFRALRERFQGSVVLEPRHESWTDAEALLVELQIAQAAVDPSRISTDTAPGGWQGLQYWRLHGSPRIYHSAYDAACLRQLVQTLQSAKAEGRDIWCIFDNTASGAATADALALKALIEGRSR, encoded by the coding sequence ATGTTCATCGGTTGTGCCGGCTGGAGCCTCGGTCGCGAGCACTGGCCGGCATTTCCTGCCGAGGGCACGCACTTGCAACGCTACGCCGCGCGCTGCAACTGTGTGGAGATCAACAGCTCGTTCTACCGCCCGCATCGACGCCAGACCTACGAGCGCTGGGCCGACTCAGTGCCACCGGACTTTCGCTTCGCCGTCAAAGTGCCGAAGCTCATCACCCATGAGCAACGGCTGGCGGACAGCGTGGCCGCGCTTGATGAGTTTCTCGGCCAGTGCGAAGGCTTGGGTGATCGACTCGGCTGCCTGCTGGTGCAACTGCCACCGAAACTGGCGTTCGATGCGCCGGTGGCCGAGGCTTTCTTCCGCGCCTTGCGCGAGCGTTTTCAAGGCAGCGTGGTGCTGGAACCGCGACACGAATCATGGACTGACGCTGAGGCACTGCTGGTGGAGCTGCAGATTGCCCAGGCAGCGGTCGATCCGTCACGGATCAGCACCGACACCGCGCCGGGCGGCTGGCAGGGCCTGCAGTATTGGCGCTTGCATGGCTCGCCGCGGATTTATCACAGCGCTTATGACGCGGCTTGTCTGCGGCAGCTTGTTCAGACCCTGCAGAGTGCGAAAGCCGAAGGCAGAGACATCTGGTGCATCTTCGACAACACCGCCAGCGGCGCGGCCACGGCAGATGCGCTGGCTTTGAAGGCGTTGATCGAAGGCCGTTCACGCTGA
- a CDS encoding thiamine pyrophosphate-requiring protein, whose translation MTKTVGDFLVERLSEWGVTRIFGYPGDGINGVFGAMSRAKGKIEFVQARHEEMAAFMASAHAKFTGELGVCIATSGPGASHLITGLYDARMDHMPVLAIVGQQARTALGSHYQQELDLVSMFKDVAGAFVQQASAPSQVRHLLDRAVRTAVGERRVTALILPNDLQDLPYEQPARAHGTAHSGVGYSKPKVVPYESDLQRAAEVLNSGEKVAILVGAGALEATDQVIAVAEKLGAGVAKALLGKAALPDELQWVTGSIGLLGTEPSYKLMSECDTLLMIGSGFPYSEFLPKEGQARGVQIDLQPDMLSLRYPMEVNLVGDSAETLAALLPLLEQKTSSKWRKKIEGWRGSWEKTLERRAMAKADPVNPQRVVYELSPRLPEQAIITSDSGSCANWYARDLKIRRGMKCSLSGGLASMGAAVPYAIAAKFAFPERPVIALVGDGAMQMNNMAELITVAKYWRQWQSPKWICAVFNNEDLNQVTWEQRVMEGDPKFEASQSIPDVPYHLFAISIGLKGIFVDREEDVAAAWEQALASEVPVLIEFKTDPNVPPLPPHIKLEQAKKFATTLLKGDPDEAGVIMQTAKQVLGSVLPGKK comes from the coding sequence ATGACGAAGACAGTAGGTGATTTTCTGGTGGAACGGCTCAGCGAATGGGGCGTGACGCGAATTTTTGGCTATCCGGGCGATGGCATTAACGGCGTCTTCGGCGCCATGAGCCGGGCCAAAGGCAAGATCGAATTCGTCCAGGCACGGCACGAGGAAATGGCTGCGTTCATGGCCTCGGCCCATGCCAAGTTCACCGGCGAGCTGGGCGTGTGTATTGCCACCTCCGGCCCCGGCGCTTCGCACCTGATCACCGGCCTCTACGATGCGCGCATGGACCACATGCCGGTGCTGGCCATCGTCGGGCAGCAGGCGCGCACGGCGCTGGGCAGTCATTACCAGCAGGAACTGGACCTGGTGTCGATGTTCAAGGATGTCGCCGGCGCATTCGTGCAGCAGGCCTCGGCGCCGTCGCAGGTGCGCCATCTGCTCGATCGCGCGGTGCGAACTGCCGTCGGCGAGCGCCGCGTCACCGCGCTGATCCTGCCCAATGACTTGCAGGATCTGCCCTACGAACAACCGGCGCGCGCCCATGGCACAGCGCATTCCGGCGTCGGTTACAGCAAGCCGAAAGTCGTGCCTTATGAAAGCGATCTGCAACGCGCCGCCGAAGTGCTCAACAGTGGCGAGAAAGTTGCGATTCTGGTCGGTGCCGGCGCGCTGGAGGCGACTGATCAAGTGATCGCCGTGGCGGAAAAACTCGGCGCCGGTGTGGCCAAAGCGCTGCTGGGCAAAGCGGCGTTGCCCGACGAATTGCAGTGGGTGACCGGCAGCATCGGCCTGCTCGGCACCGAGCCCAGCTACAAGCTGATGAGCGAGTGCGACACCTTGTTGATGATCGGTTCGGGCTTCCCGTATTCCGAATTTCTGCCCAAGGAAGGCCAGGCGCGCGGCGTGCAGATCGATTTGCAACCGGACATGCTCAGCCTGCGTTATCCGATGGAGGTCAATCTGGTCGGTGATTCAGCGGAAACCCTCGCTGCGTTGCTGCCGCTGCTGGAACAGAAAACCTCAAGCAAATGGCGCAAGAAGATCGAAGGCTGGCGCGGCAGTTGGGAGAAAACCCTGGAGAGACGCGCCATGGCCAAGGCCGATCCGGTCAACCCGCAACGGGTGGTCTACGAGCTGTCACCGCGCTTGCCTGAGCAGGCAATCATCACCAGCGATTCCGGCTCCTGCGCCAACTGGTACGCCCGCGACCTGAAAATCCGCCGGGGCATGAAATGCTCGTTGTCCGGTGGCCTGGCCTCGATGGGGGCTGCGGTGCCGTATGCGATCGCGGCGAAATTCGCCTTTCCCGAGCGCCCGGTGATTGCCCTTGTCGGCGACGGCGCGATGCAGATGAACAACATGGCCGAGCTGATCACCGTCGCCAAATACTGGCGGCAGTGGCAGAGCCCGAAATGGATCTGCGCGGTGTTCAACAACGAAGACCTCAATCAGGTCACTTGGGAGCAGCGAGTGATGGAGGGCGATCCCAAGTTTGAAGCGTCGCAGAGCATTCCCGACGTGCCGTATCACTTATTCGCGATTTCCATTGGCCTCAAGGGCATCTTCGTTGATCGCGAAGAAGACGTGGCGGCTGCGTGGGAGCAGGCGCTCGCCTCGGAAGTGCCGGTGCTGATCGAGTTCAAGACGGACCCGAACGTGCCGCCGCTGCCACCGCACATCAAGCTTGAGCAAGCGAAGAAATTCGCCACGACCCTGCTCAAGGGTGATCCGGACGAGGCCGGGGTGATCATGCAAACCGCCAAGCAGGTGCTTGGTTCCGTGTTGCCCGGCAAAAAATGA
- a CDS encoding cupin, with protein MTEVQTLLLERNDWVPNNPRLPVLIYRHAITIKGDDSAARFEQMFGANGWPAQWRYGIYDYHHYHTEGHEVLGVAAGQARLMLGGPNGQVVDVSAGDVLLLPAGTGHCNLGSSEDFLVVGAYPPGQQADICREAPSDAQLARIEGLAFPETDPVQGVGGAVGQYWI; from the coding sequence ATGACTGAAGTACAAACCTTGCTGCTCGAACGCAATGACTGGGTGCCGAACAATCCGCGTCTGCCGGTGCTGATCTATCGCCACGCGATCACCATCAAGGGCGACGATTCCGCAGCGCGTTTCGAGCAGATGTTCGGCGCCAACGGCTGGCCAGCGCAGTGGCGCTACGGAATTTATGACTATCACCACTACCACACCGAAGGCCACGAAGTGCTTGGCGTGGCGGCGGGTCAGGCGCGGTTGATGCTGGGCGGGCCGAATGGGCAGGTCGTCGACGTCAGCGCCGGGGATGTGTTGTTGCTGCCGGCCGGGACTGGCCACTGCAATCTGGGTTCGAGTGAGGATTTTCTGGTGGTGGGCGCGTATCCGCCGGGGCAGCAGGCAGATATTTGCCGGGAGGCGCCGAGTGATGCGCAGTTGGCGCGGATCGAGGGGCTGGCGTTTCCTGAGACAGATCCGGTGCAGGGAGTCGGGGGTGCGGTTGGACAGTATTGGATTTGA
- the yghU gene encoding glutathione-dependent disulfide-bond oxidoreductase, translating into MSNASYVPPKVWKQEAPSGGHFASINRPIAGPTHDKELPVGKHPLQLYSLATPNGVKVTILLEELLALGHSEAEYDAWLIRIGEGDQFSSGFVEINPNSKIPALLDRSVEPPIRVFESGSILLYLAEKFGAFLPKDPAGRTETLNWLFWQMGSAPYLGGGFGHFYAYAPEKLEYPINRFTMEAKRQLDVLNRRLADNAYLAGDDYTIADIAVWPWYGQLVRNNVYSAAEFLAAHEYTHVQRWAEDIAKRPAVVRGQRVNRTWGDEDSQVPERHGAKDLD; encoded by the coding sequence ATGAGCAATGCGTCTTACGTTCCGCCCAAGGTCTGGAAACAAGAAGCGCCTTCCGGCGGCCACTTCGCCAGCATCAACCGCCCGATCGCCGGGCCGACCCATGACAAAGAGCTGCCGGTCGGCAAGCATCCTTTGCAGCTGTATTCGCTGGCCACGCCCAACGGCGTCAAAGTCACCATCCTGCTCGAAGAGTTGCTCGCGCTCGGGCACAGCGAGGCCGAGTACGACGCGTGGCTGATCCGGATTGGCGAAGGCGATCAGTTCTCCAGCGGTTTTGTCGAAATCAACCCGAACTCGAAGATTCCGGCGCTGCTGGATCGCAGTGTCGAGCCGCCGATCCGGGTGTTCGAGTCCGGCTCGATCCTGCTGTATCTCGCGGAAAAGTTCGGTGCCTTCCTGCCCAAGGATCCGGCCGGTCGTACCGAAACCCTCAACTGGCTGTTCTGGCAAATGGGCTCGGCGCCGTACCTGGGCGGTGGCTTCGGGCATTTCTACGCTTACGCGCCAGAGAAGCTCGAATACCCGATCAATCGCTTCACCATGGAAGCCAAACGGCAGCTGGATGTGCTCAACCGCCGTCTCGCCGACAACGCCTATCTGGCCGGTGACGACTACACCATCGCCGACATCGCCGTATGGCCGTGGTACGGGCAACTGGTGCGCAACAACGTCTACTCAGCGGCGGAGTTCCTCGCTGCCCATGAGTACACCCATGTACAGCGCTGGGCGGAAGACATCGCCAAGCGCCCGGCGGTCGTACGTGGACAACGGGTGAACCGCACGTGGGGTGATGAAGACAGTCAGGTGCCGGAGCGGCATGGGGCGA